The following are encoded together in the Streptomyces sp. NBC_00341 genome:
- a CDS encoding oxaloacetate decarboxylase, which produces MRYGSALRQQIHTPGTTPLVGIYDMYSASVAARHYDGFFVSGFGFAASYYGLPDIGFIAWPDMVAFVERLRHAFPSHHLLVDIDDGYVDPEVACHVVRQLERSGASGVILEDQKRPRRCGHADGKTVLPLEEYLEKLNLVLENRGDLVVVARTDATEEEDILRRAQALAETDADVVLVDGVRDVEWIRRIRKVINDKPLLFNQIAGGKSPRLSLSELTDLECQVAIYSTPCLFAAHTAIDTALSELREADGRLPEFSPGSSVGVRASTELLERNISRHHPAEPRLVTA; this is translated from the coding sequence ATGCGCTACGGAAGCGCGCTGCGCCAGCAGATCCACACGCCCGGAACCACTCCGCTCGTCGGCATCTACGACATGTACTCGGCATCGGTGGCCGCCCGCCACTACGACGGCTTCTTCGTGTCAGGGTTCGGCTTCGCAGCCTCCTACTACGGGCTGCCGGACATCGGCTTCATCGCGTGGCCGGACATGGTCGCGTTCGTCGAACGGCTCCGGCACGCCTTCCCGTCCCACCACCTGCTGGTCGACATCGACGACGGATACGTGGACCCGGAAGTGGCGTGCCATGTGGTGCGGCAACTGGAGCGCAGCGGTGCGTCCGGAGTGATTCTGGAGGACCAGAAGCGTCCGCGCCGATGCGGCCACGCGGACGGCAAGACGGTGCTGCCCCTGGAGGAGTACCTGGAGAAACTGAACCTCGTCCTGGAGAACCGGGGGGACCTCGTGGTTGTGGCCCGCACGGACGCCACGGAGGAGGAGGACATCCTGCGCCGCGCCCAGGCGCTCGCGGAGACCGACGCCGATGTGGTGCTGGTCGACGGGGTGCGGGACGTCGAGTGGATCCGCCGGATCCGGAAGGTCATCAACGACAAGCCGCTGCTCTTCAACCAGATCGCGGGCGGCAAGTCGCCGAGGCTCTCGCTCTCCGAACTCACCGACCTGGAATGCCAGGTGGCCATCTACAGCACGCCGTGTCTGTTCGCCGCGCACACCGCCATCGACACCGCGCTCAGCGAGTTGAGGGAAGCCGACGGGCGGCTCCCGGAGTTCTCGCCGGGCTCATCGGTGGGGGTACGGGCCTCCACCGAACTGCTGGAGAGGAACATCAGCCGGCACCACCCGGCCGAACCCCGCCTCGTCACCGCCTGA
- a CDS encoding Lrp/AsnC family transcriptional regulator, with the protein MADTAGTPHRSRYSFDDVDRAILRVLGREPRAALSDVGERVGVHERTVARRLDRMTGTGLVRFIAALVPEYLGEGITAELAIGCAPGHLGSLATALARRPDIRAVEVATGEPQVFAEIQAQDQGGLLAAVDEGIGALDGVRGVHISVVLDLFLTANDWAPHDPEPTLVRRAVSEGHPLPSAPALDALDRTLVALLERDARMPLTRLARELSVGETTARRRLARLMASHALHLRLLAEPAVLGYPVEARFRLAVRPGAIGEAVRSLAREPSVRHLVRTTGRDNILGYTSHASMDRFRAFEPRVLAGLSGVLSAETSLLLHTYKRAGATARM; encoded by the coding sequence ATGGCGGATACGGCAGGGACCCCTCACAGGTCCCGGTACTCCTTCGACGACGTGGACCGGGCGATCCTGCGCGTCCTGGGCCGCGAGCCCCGCGCGGCCCTGTCCGACGTGGGCGAACGCGTCGGAGTGCATGAGCGCACGGTCGCCCGCCGGCTCGACCGGATGACCGGCACGGGCCTCGTCCGGTTCATCGCAGCCCTGGTTCCGGAGTACCTGGGCGAAGGCATCACGGCCGAACTCGCCATCGGCTGCGCGCCCGGCCATCTGGGCAGCCTCGCCACGGCGCTGGCGAGGCGCCCCGACATCCGGGCCGTCGAGGTCGCCACCGGGGAACCGCAGGTCTTCGCGGAGATCCAGGCCCAGGACCAGGGCGGGCTGCTCGCCGCGGTCGACGAGGGGATCGGCGCCCTCGACGGGGTGCGCGGCGTCCACATCTCCGTGGTCCTCGACCTGTTCCTCACCGCCAACGACTGGGCCCCGCACGATCCCGAACCCACCTTGGTACGGCGCGCGGTCAGCGAGGGCCATCCCCTGCCGTCCGCGCCCGCGCTCGACGCGCTGGACCGCACGCTCGTCGCCCTGTTGGAGCGGGACGCGCGTATGCCGCTGACCCGGCTGGCCCGCGAGCTGAGTGTCGGGGAGACCACGGCCCGCCGGCGGCTGGCCCGGCTGATGGCGTCCCACGCCCTGCACCTGCGCCTGCTCGCCGAGCCCGCGGTGCTCGGCTACCCGGTCGAGGCCCGCTTCCGGCTCGCCGTGCGGCCCGGGGCGATCGGCGAGGCCGTGCGCAGCCTCGCGCGGGAGCCCTCGGTGCGGCACCTGGTGCGGACCACCGGGCGCGACAACATCCTCGGCTACACGAGCCATGCCTCCATGGACCGGTTCAGGGCCTTCGAACCGCGCGTCCTCGCCGGGCTCTCCGGCGTCCTCTCCGCGGAGACGTCCCTGCTCCTGCACACGTACAAGCGGGCCGGGGCCACCGCACGGATGTGA
- a CDS encoding MFS transporter, with protein sequence MTDTRAAAPSTPAAALRPTPPVAVIASVALVELSSGVTQGFLSPLLQRLTGTLHVTAADLNWLSICNLLASVAFTPVLSRMGDLYGHRRILRWTLAIVLTGSLIVGMSTSFRMLLVGQVLQGAFAGFFPLLVGILRNRTSDGESRRGISLMVAALVGGLAVGLLASGLIAQYVAQPTAALWVPAVGVGVALIVTWPLLPESDHRPGGSVDWLGGVVLSAGLVAIMLGLGKGGTPGWAWNSAATLGCLAGGVVLTALFARIELRSDEPMIDVRLFAHGDVVVISLIALTFSFCMIGLQVANPVFLSTPESALGYGLGLTPLRTAFAMLPYMGAVAAGSLTAPALAGRFGDRLTLVAGSLLMAAGYAGALLTHQSLWPFLVTTLVSGAGCGFLQQSTRTLAVELVPHDQTSVGSGINELLINVGGSLGAAAVLAISAKATPAGSPLPRLGAYTTSWTVCIGVSLLGAVIALFLRRSPAKH encoded by the coding sequence ATGACTGATACTCGCGCCGCCGCGCCGTCCACGCCGGCCGCCGCGCTCCGCCCCACACCACCGGTGGCGGTGATCGCCTCGGTCGCCCTGGTCGAACTGTCCAGCGGCGTCACGCAGGGGTTCCTGTCGCCCCTGCTCCAGAGGCTGACGGGCACCCTGCATGTGACGGCGGCCGACCTCAACTGGCTCAGCATCTGCAATCTGCTGGCCAGCGTCGCCTTCACCCCGGTGCTCTCGCGCATGGGCGACCTCTACGGCCACCGGCGCATCCTGCGCTGGACCCTGGCGATCGTGCTGACCGGTTCGCTGATCGTCGGGATGAGCACCTCGTTCAGGATGCTGCTGGTCGGCCAGGTGCTCCAGGGCGCGTTCGCCGGCTTCTTCCCCCTCCTCGTCGGAATCCTGCGCAACCGCACCAGCGACGGTGAGAGCAGGCGGGGCATCAGCCTCATGGTCGCCGCCCTGGTCGGCGGCCTCGCGGTCGGTCTGCTGGCCAGTGGACTCATCGCCCAGTACGTGGCACAGCCGACCGCGGCCCTGTGGGTACCGGCCGTGGGCGTGGGTGTCGCGCTGATCGTGACCTGGCCGCTGCTGCCCGAGAGCGACCACCGCCCCGGCGGCTCGGTGGACTGGCTCGGCGGCGTCGTACTGTCCGCGGGACTGGTCGCGATCATGCTGGGACTCGGCAAGGGCGGCACGCCGGGATGGGCCTGGAACTCCGCCGCGACACTGGGCTGCCTGGCCGGCGGAGTCGTGCTCACAGCCCTGTTCGCCCGGATCGAGCTGCGGTCCGACGAGCCCATGATCGACGTGCGGCTCTTCGCGCACGGGGACGTCGTCGTGATCTCCCTGATCGCCCTCACGTTCTCCTTCTGCATGATCGGCCTTCAGGTGGCGAACCCCGTCTTCCTGAGCACCCCGGAATCGGCCCTCGGCTACGGCCTGGGGCTGACACCGCTGCGCACCGCCTTCGCGATGCTCCCGTACATGGGGGCGGTGGCGGCCGGTTCGCTCACCGCTCCGGCGCTGGCGGGCCGGTTCGGAGACCGGCTCACGCTGGTGGCGGGATCACTCCTGATGGCCGCCGGCTACGCCGGGGCGCTCCTCACCCACCAGTCGCTCTGGCCCTTCCTCGTGACGACGCTGGTCTCCGGGGCGGGCTGCGGATTCCTCCAGCAGTCGACCCGCACGCTCGCCGTCGAACTGGTCCCGCACGACCAGACATCGGTGGGATCCGGAATCAACGAGCTGCTGATCAACGTGGGCGGATCGCTGGGCGCGGCCGCCGTCCTGGCCATCTCCGCGAAGGCCACGCCCGCAGGCAGCCCGCTGCCGCGCCTCGGCGCGTACACCACCAGCTGGACCGTGTGCATCGGCGTCTCCCTGCTGGGCGCGGTGATCGCCCTCTTCCTGCGCCGGTCGCCCGCCAAGCACTGA
- a CDS encoding M20 family metallopeptidase, with amino-acid sequence MNTSALRERSRTALSSSRDRMTALSHSLHAEPELAYEEHKSARKIADELERGGFDVTRGVADLPTAFTATAGSGELVIGICAEYDALPGIGHACGHNVNGASATAAALALAPLADELGVTVKLLGTPAEEYGGGKADMLRAGLFDDVAAAMMVHAAPQDAVGMASLAISSWKVAYTGRTAHAAAMPHRGVNAADAMMIAQVAISAYRQQMAPGGIVHGIVTSGGEAPNVIPGRTTADYDCRAETIEDLTALQARIRACFEAGALATGAELSLESVGNDYADLRQDLAMAGIYRDVARDLGRTIQDKPGMRSGSTDMGNVSHLVPTIHPMIGYDCGDAIMHNPDFTAYGTGPGADRAVLDGGLAMAWTAIGLAADDSHRATLLERLAARRVK; translated from the coding sequence ATGAACACGTCCGCTCTGCGTGAGCGCAGCCGCACCGCCCTGTCCTCCTCCCGGGACCGGATGACCGCGCTGAGCCACAGCCTGCACGCCGAACCCGAACTCGCCTACGAGGAGCACAAGTCCGCCCGCAAGATCGCCGACGAACTGGAGCGAGGCGGCTTCGACGTGACCCGCGGCGTCGCGGACCTGCCGACGGCGTTCACGGCGACCGCCGGTTCCGGGGAGCTCGTGATCGGCATCTGCGCCGAGTACGACGCCCTGCCCGGCATCGGCCACGCCTGCGGCCACAACGTCAACGGCGCCTCCGCCACCGCCGCCGCGCTGGCCCTCGCGCCCCTCGCGGACGAGCTCGGCGTGACCGTGAAGCTCCTCGGCACCCCCGCGGAGGAGTACGGCGGCGGCAAGGCCGACATGCTGCGCGCCGGCCTGTTCGACGATGTCGCCGCCGCGATGATGGTCCACGCCGCGCCGCAGGACGCCGTGGGCATGGCGTCCCTGGCCATCAGCAGCTGGAAGGTCGCCTACACCGGGCGCACCGCACACGCCGCGGCCATGCCGCACCGCGGCGTCAACGCCGCCGACGCGATGATGATCGCCCAGGTCGCCATCAGCGCCTACCGCCAGCAGATGGCGCCCGGCGGCATCGTCCACGGCATCGTGACCTCGGGCGGCGAGGCCCCCAACGTCATTCCGGGCCGCACCACGGCCGACTACGACTGCCGGGCCGAGACGATCGAGGACCTCACCGCGCTCCAGGCCCGCATCCGGGCCTGCTTCGAGGCCGGGGCACTAGCCACCGGAGCCGAGCTGAGCCTTGAGTCGGTCGGCAACGACTACGCCGACCTGCGACAGGACCTGGCGATGGCGGGCATCTACCGGGACGTCGCCCGCGACCTCGGCCGCACCATCCAGGACAAGCCGGGGATGCGGTCCGGCTCGACCGACATGGGCAACGTCTCCCACCTGGTGCCGACCATCCACCCCATGATCGGGTACGACTGCGGCGACGCCATCATGCACAACCCCGACTTCACCGCGTACGGGACCGGCCCCGGCGCCGACCGGGCGGTCCTGGACGGCGGACTGGCCATGGCCTGGACCGCGATCGGTCTGGCCGCCGACGACAGTCACCGCGCGACGCTCCTCGAACGCCTGGCGGCACGGCGCGTGAAGTAG
- a CDS encoding S1 family peptidase, whose translation MKHRRISRKRAVLAGSAVVALVAAGATFQSANASEGTPEVTARTLTADAAGKLATGLGKDLGGDAAGSYYDAKSKNLVMNVVDRAAADQVEQAGGRARVVPNSLAELKSARQTLAGKAAIRGTSWAVDPVSNKVVVTADRTVKGAALDKLSSVVESLGGKAQLKKSAGEFKPLIAGGDAIWGDGARCSLGFNVVKDGEPYFLTAGHCTEAISSWSDSQGGGEIGTNAASEFPDNDFGLVKYTSDTAHPSEVDLYNGSTQPITKAGEATVGMTVSRSGSTTQVHDGEVTGLDATVNYGNGDIVNGLIQTTVCAEPGDSGGSLFAGDTAIGLTSGGSGDCSSGGETFFQPVPEALAATGAEIG comes from the coding sequence TTGAAGCATCGACGCATATCCAGGAAGCGGGCAGTGCTGGCGGGTTCGGCGGTGGTCGCCCTGGTCGCAGCGGGAGCGACGTTCCAGAGCGCGAACGCCAGTGAAGGGACGCCGGAGGTCACCGCACGGACGCTGACGGCCGACGCGGCAGGCAAGCTGGCGACCGGTCTTGGCAAGGATCTGGGCGGCGACGCGGCCGGCTCGTACTACGACGCCAAGTCGAAGAACCTCGTGATGAACGTGGTCGACCGGGCGGCCGCGGACCAGGTCGAGCAGGCGGGCGGCCGGGCCAGAGTCGTACCGAACTCGCTCGCGGAGCTGAAGTCGGCCCGGCAGACCCTGGCCGGCAAGGCGGCGATCCGCGGCACCTCGTGGGCCGTCGACCCGGTCAGCAACAAGGTCGTCGTCACAGCCGACCGTACGGTCAAGGGCGCGGCCCTGGACAAGCTCAGCTCGGTGGTCGAGTCGCTGGGCGGCAAGGCCCAGCTCAAGAAGTCCGCCGGGGAGTTCAAGCCCCTCATCGCGGGCGGCGACGCGATCTGGGGCGACGGCGCCCGCTGCTCGCTCGGCTTCAACGTGGTCAAGGACGGCGAACCGTACTTCCTGACCGCCGGGCACTGCACGGAGGCGATCTCCAGCTGGTCGGACTCGCAGGGCGGCGGGGAGATCGGCACCAACGCGGCGTCGGAGTTCCCGGACAACGACTTCGGCCTGGTGAAGTACACCTCGGACACCGCGCACCCGAGCGAGGTCGACCTGTACAACGGCTCCACCCAGCCGATCACCAAGGCGGGCGAGGCGACCGTCGGGATGACGGTGTCGCGCAGCGGTTCCACCACCCAGGTGCACGACGGCGAGGTGACGGGGCTGGACGCCACCGTCAACTACGGCAACGGTGACATCGTCAACGGGCTGATCCAGACGACGGTCTGCGCCGAGCCCGGCGACAGCGGCGGCTCGCTCTTCGCCGGTGACACGGCGATCGGCCTGACCTCGGGCGGCAGCGGCGACTGCTCCTCGGGCGGCGAGACGTTCTTCCAGCCGGTGCCGGAGGCGCTGGCGGCCACCGGGGCGGAGATCGGCTGA
- a CDS encoding alpha/beta fold hydrolase: protein MRSRVRATDGRQLVVERLGDPRGRPVFLLHGMPGSRLGPAPRGMVLYQRKTQLITYDRPGYGDSDRQAGRCVADAVEDVRAIADHIGLDRFAVVGRSGGASHALACAALMPERVTRTAALVGLAPWDAAGLDWFEGMAASNVAAYTTAADDPDGLAESFISRSAVIRRDPVRLIDDLRRELTDSDRMVVNDVGVRTMLLRNYREGLRTSAYGWIDDALAFSRPWGFDPADITGPVLLWHGEKDVFSPVGHTRWLASRIPGATVVVEPAAAHFDALHALPRILTWLLDTAER, encoded by the coding sequence GTGCGCAGTCGCGTGCGCGCAACCGACGGACGGCAACTGGTGGTGGAGCGTCTGGGGGATCCCCGTGGCAGACCGGTCTTCCTGCTGCACGGAATGCCCGGCAGCAGGCTCGGTCCGGCTCCGCGCGGCATGGTGCTGTACCAGCGCAAGACCCAGCTGATCACCTACGACCGGCCGGGGTACGGCGACTCCGACCGGCAGGCGGGCCGCTGCGTCGCCGACGCGGTGGAGGATGTCCGGGCCATCGCGGACCACATCGGGCTCGACCGGTTCGCCGTCGTCGGCCGGTCCGGCGGGGCCTCGCACGCCCTGGCCTGCGCCGCGCTGATGCCCGAGCGGGTCACGCGTACCGCGGCCCTGGTGGGCCTGGCCCCCTGGGACGCCGCCGGCCTCGACTGGTTCGAGGGGATGGCCGCCTCCAACGTGGCGGCGTACACCACGGCGGCCGACGATCCGGACGGGCTCGCGGAGTCCTTCATCTCACGGTCCGCGGTGATCAGACGCGACCCGGTCCGGCTCATCGACGATCTGCGCCGGGAGCTGACCGACTCCGACCGGATGGTGGTCAACGACGTCGGTGTGCGCACCATGCTGCTGCGCAACTACCGCGAGGGGCTGCGCACTTCGGCGTACGGCTGGATCGACGACGCGCTCGCGTTCAGCCGTCCCTGGGGGTTCGATCCGGCCGACATCACCGGTCCGGTGCTGCTGTGGCACGGCGAGAAGGACGTCTTCTCACCGGTCGGGCACACCCGCTGGCTGGCGAGCCGCATCCCGGGCGCCACCGTCGTGGTGGAACCGGCGGCAGCGCATTTCGACGCGCTGCACGCGCTCCCCCGGATCCTCACCTGGCTGCTGGACACGGCCGAGCGGTGA
- the fxsT gene encoding FxSxx-COOH system tetratricopeptide repeat protein, with protein sequence MTASRDGRIVTFYSYKGGTGRTMALANTAWILAANGKRVLAVDWDLEAPGLHRFFHPFLDPSTLGATTGVIDLITEYAWAATSPVPRADDWHRDYARIQPHAVSLTPEALGWEFPQGGTLDFVSAGRQNREYSATVSTFDWDNFYDRLGGGHFFDALRDDMKANYDYVLIDSRTGLSDIADICTVHLPDALVDCFTLSDQSIDGAASVARQISERYTGRPISIFPVPMRIDEGEKEKADAGRALARLKFDRLPRDLSGDELTAYWGAVEIPYRPYYAYEETLATFGDESGLSNSLLSAFERLTSVITDQQVTAMPPVGEEVRLRIRDAFTRRRPALPADLFLCYVAENRMWADWIESALTRAGFRVVPRDVSAERGPEEPAAVTAETAARTVVLLSSAYLKSSRAVGIWDRAVAEDPGGGRRHLVPLRVGDVRLSAPYIDRNPVDLFRLDEVHATAALLRALDRPVQITDGVSPGPRFPGTVPRIWNAPPRNPGFTGRSLVLERMRDQLGGGMAVVLPQPQTLYGLGGVGKTQVALEYVHRFMADYDLVWWISSEQTDDVVAGLAELAVRLGAQGGDDMAAASQEAVDLLRRGVPSDRWLLVFDNADDPERLRRYFPQGGSGHILVTSRNQAWSQHGDALPVDVFLREESIEHLQRRAPGLSDEDAAQVATAVGDLPLAVEQAAAWIAETATPIDAYLEQLAQQAPEVLALNQPAGYPEPVAATWNISIQRLKERSPAAVRLLQLCAFFAPEPISGNLLYSKEMIEALKPYDASLQEKLVLGRVIREIGRFALAKVDQVSNSIQVHRLVQAVIRAQLTEEEQRDARHAVHRILAGARPDDDEPIDNPANWPQFSTIWPHLGPSDARNCQEPEARRLLIDRVRYLWKRGDFRTATTLCEELRDIWRETLGERDIQYLYLCFHLSNIYRSRGRYVEARELDEITLATQREVLGPEHPHTYMSTSSLATDLGTLGEYTRAIELATEATEGFNQIFHDSHPRALAAANNLAFTLRSIGQYAKAREIDQDVFDRRREVLGEEHPYSLSSAMSLARDLRDVGRYEDSVGLLSRTYDSYKATLGRSFPGTLSAAKALAVSLRRAGRLDDARRLTVATRARYRAKYTSANPEWLACDLNMAADLYAAGEADEARNTAREVVDQYMKVPGEKHPYTLAALNNLGVYLLGSGAAEESEQVLTRVVASMREVYGPEHPNTLFSVMNLANTTAERGDLDLVLTTERRLAGQFRLALGAHHPETLSMKSNMAVTLDAMGRHEEALQVRAETVEELSRQLGDEHPLTRIARDERRFQRELEPLAV encoded by the coding sequence ATGACGGCCAGTCGTGACGGGCGCATCGTCACCTTCTACTCGTACAAGGGCGGCACCGGGCGCACCATGGCCCTGGCCAACACCGCCTGGATTCTCGCCGCCAACGGCAAACGGGTACTGGCCGTCGACTGGGACCTGGAGGCACCTGGCCTCCACCGGTTCTTCCACCCGTTCCTCGACCCCTCGACCCTCGGTGCCACCACCGGCGTCATCGACCTGATCACCGAGTACGCCTGGGCCGCCACCAGCCCGGTGCCGCGCGCCGACGACTGGCACCGGGACTACGCCCGGATCCAGCCGCACGCCGTCTCGCTCACTCCGGAGGCGCTCGGCTGGGAGTTCCCGCAGGGCGGAACGCTCGACTTCGTCTCCGCCGGACGGCAGAACCGCGAGTACTCCGCGACCGTCTCCACCTTCGACTGGGACAACTTCTACGACCGCCTCGGCGGCGGGCACTTCTTCGACGCCCTGCGCGACGACATGAAGGCCAACTACGACTACGTCCTCATCGACAGCCGCACCGGGCTCAGTGACATCGCGGACATCTGCACCGTCCACCTGCCCGACGCGCTCGTCGACTGCTTCACCCTCAGCGACCAGTCCATCGACGGCGCGGCCTCCGTCGCCCGGCAGATCTCCGAGCGGTACACCGGCCGCCCCATCTCCATCTTTCCCGTCCCGATGCGCATCGACGAGGGCGAGAAGGAGAAGGCGGACGCCGGACGGGCCCTGGCCCGGCTGAAGTTCGACCGGCTGCCGCGCGATCTGTCCGGCGACGAACTCACCGCCTACTGGGGCGCGGTGGAGATTCCGTACCGCCCCTACTACGCGTACGAGGAGACCCTGGCGACCTTCGGGGACGAGTCGGGGCTCAGCAACTCCCTGCTCTCCGCCTTCGAACGGCTCACCTCGGTCATCACCGACCAGCAGGTCACCGCGATGCCCCCGGTCGGCGAGGAGGTGCGGCTGCGCATCCGCGACGCGTTCACCCGGCGCCGTCCGGCCCTGCCCGCCGACCTCTTCCTCTGCTACGTGGCGGAGAACCGGATGTGGGCCGACTGGATCGAGTCCGCGCTCACCCGGGCCGGCTTCCGGGTCGTGCCGCGCGACGTGTCCGCGGAGCGGGGGCCGGAGGAACCGGCGGCCGTCACCGCGGAGACCGCGGCCCGTACTGTGGTGCTGCTCTCCAGCGCCTACCTCAAGTCGAGCCGCGCGGTGGGCATCTGGGACCGGGCCGTCGCCGAGGACCCGGGCGGCGGGCGGCGCCATCTGGTGCCGCTCAGGGTCGGTGACGTACGGCTGTCCGCGCCCTACATCGACCGCAACCCCGTCGACCTCTTCCGGCTCGACGAGGTGCACGCCACCGCCGCCCTGTTACGGGCCCTGGACCGGCCCGTGCAGATCACCGACGGGGTCTCGCCCGGACCGCGCTTCCCCGGCACCGTCCCGCGGATCTGGAACGCACCGCCGCGCAACCCCGGCTTCACCGGCCGCTCGCTGGTCCTGGAGCGGATGCGCGACCAGCTCGGCGGCGGGATGGCCGTCGTGCTGCCGCAGCCGCAGACGCTGTACGGTCTCGGCGGCGTCGGCAAGACCCAGGTCGCCCTGGAGTACGTCCACCGGTTCATGGCCGACTACGACCTGGTCTGGTGGATATCGTCGGAGCAGACCGACGACGTGGTCGCCGGTCTGGCCGAACTCGCCGTCCGGCTCGGTGCCCAGGGCGGCGACGACATGGCGGCCGCCTCCCAGGAAGCGGTCGACCTGCTGCGGCGCGGGGTGCCCTCGGACCGCTGGCTGCTGGTCTTCGACAACGCCGACGACCCCGAGCGGCTGCGGCGCTACTTCCCGCAGGGCGGCTCCGGGCACATCCTGGTCACCTCCCGCAACCAGGCCTGGTCCCAGCACGGTGACGCACTGCCCGTCGACGTCTTCCTGCGCGAGGAGTCCATCGAACACCTCCAGCGCCGGGCACCGGGGCTGAGCGACGAGGACGCCGCCCAGGTGGCCACCGCCGTGGGCGACCTGCCGCTGGCCGTCGAACAGGCGGCGGCGTGGATCGCGGAGACCGCCACCCCGATCGACGCCTATCTTGAACAGCTCGCCCAGCAGGCCCCGGAGGTCCTGGCGCTCAACCAGCCGGCCGGATACCCCGAGCCGGTCGCCGCGACCTGGAACATCTCCATCCAGCGGCTCAAGGAGCGCTCGCCCGCAGCGGTGCGGCTGCTCCAGCTCTGCGCCTTCTTCGCCCCGGAGCCGATCTCGGGGAACCTGCTGTACAGCAAGGAGATGATCGAGGCGCTGAAGCCGTACGACGCCTCGCTCCAGGAGAAGCTGGTGCTGGGCCGGGTGATCCGGGAGATCGGCCGGTTCGCCCTCGCCAAGGTCGACCAGGTCTCCAACTCCATCCAGGTGCACCGGCTTGTCCAGGCCGTCATCCGGGCGCAGCTCACAGAGGAGGAGCAGCGGGACGCCCGGCACGCCGTCCACCGCATCCTGGCGGGCGCCCGGCCCGATGACGACGAGCCGATCGACAACCCGGCCAACTGGCCCCAGTTCTCGACGATATGGCCGCACCTCGGCCCGTCCGACGCGCGCAACTGCCAGGAGCCCGAGGCCCGCAGGCTGCTGATCGACCGGGTGCGCTACCTCTGGAAGCGCGGTGACTTCAGGACGGCCACCACGCTCTGCGAGGAGCTGCGCGACATCTGGCGCGAGACGCTGGGGGAGCGGGACATCCAGTACCTGTACCTCTGCTTCCACCTGTCCAACATCTACCGCTCGCGGGGCCGCTACGTGGAGGCCAGGGAGCTCGACGAGATCACCCTGGCGACCCAGCGGGAGGTGCTGGGTCCGGAGCATCCGCACACCTACATGAGCACCAGCAGCCTGGCGACCGACCTCGGGACGCTCGGGGAGTACACCCGGGCGATCGAGCTGGCGACCGAGGCGACCGAGGGGTTCAACCAGATCTTCCACGACTCGCACCCCAGGGCCCTGGCCGCGGCCAACAACCTGGCGTTCACCCTGCGGTCCATCGGCCAGTACGCCAAGGCCCGCGAGATCGACCAGGACGTCTTCGACCGGCGTCGCGAGGTGCTCGGCGAGGAGCACCCGTACAGCCTCTCCTCCGCCATGAGCCTGGCCCGTGACCTGCGTGACGTCGGCCGGTACGAGGACTCGGTGGGTCTGCTGAGCCGTACGTACGACAGCTACAAGGCGACGCTCGGCCGGTCCTTCCCCGGAACGCTCAGCGCGGCGAAGGCACTGGCCGTGTCGCTGCGGCGGGCCGGGCGGCTGGACGACGCCCGGCGGCTCACGGTGGCGACCAGGGCCCGGTACCGGGCCAAGTACACCTCCGCCAACCCGGAGTGGCTGGCCTGCGACCTCAATATGGCGGCCGACCTGTACGCGGCCGGAGAGGCGGACGAGGCCAGGAACACCGCCCGGGAGGTCGTCGACCAGTACATGAAGGTGCCGGGCGAGAAGCATCCGTACACCCTGGCCGCCCTGAACAACCTGGGCGTCTACCTGCTGGGGTCCGGCGCCGCGGAGGAGTCGGAGCAGGTGCTGACCCGGGTGGTCGCCTCGATGCGCGAGGTGTACGGGCCCGAGCACCCCAACACGCTGTTCAGCGTGATGAACCTGGCCAACACCACCGCGGAGCGGGGTGATCTGGACCTGGTGCTGACGACCGAGCGGCGGCTGGCCGGGCAGTTCCGGCTGGCTCTGGGGGCGCATCACCCGGAGACGCTGAGCATGAAGTCGAACATGGCGGTGACGCTGGACGCCATGGGGCGCCATGAGGAAGCGCTCCAGGTCAGGGCGGAGACGGTCGAGGAGCTGTCCCGGCAGCTCGGCGACGAACATCCGCTCACCCGGATCGCCCGGGACGAGCGCCGGTTCCAGCGCGAACTGGAACCGCTCGCGGTATGA